The Ancylobacter sp. WKF20 genome contains a region encoding:
- the trmFO gene encoding methylenetetrahydrofolate--tRNA-(uracil(54)-C(5))-methyltransferase (FADH(2)-oxidizing) TrmFO has product MTSSQMRPVHIIGGGLAGCEAAWQLARRGVPVVLHEMRPTRGTDAHKSEDLAELVCSNSFRSDDSSNNAVGVLHAEMRRLGSLIMACADRHQIPAGGALAVDREAFAAAVTAAITSHPLITLERGEITGLPPEDWDNVIIATGPLTSPALAEAIRARTDESALAFFDAIAPIIHFDSIDMDVCWFQSRYDKVGPGGTGADYINCPMDKAQYEAFVAALIESDTVPFRDFEAATPYFDGCLPIEVMAARGPETLRHGPMKPMGLTNAHNPTVKPYAVVQLRQDNALGTLYNMVGFQTKTRHAEQVRIFRMIPGLEKAEFARLGGLHRNTYLNSPKLLDRTLRLKAEPRLRFAGQITGCEGYVESSAMGLMAGLFASAERLGGVMEPPPATTAHGALLNHITGGHIETVEAGPRSFQPMNINFGLFPPLHANPTRDADGNRLRGTQKTVAKKQLMAARALAEMDGFARAHVDLAGEEAA; this is encoded by the coding sequence ATGACGAGCTCGCAGATGCGTCCGGTCCACATCATCGGCGGCGGCCTCGCCGGCTGCGAAGCCGCCTGGCAGCTCGCCCGTCGCGGCGTTCCCGTGGTGCTGCACGAAATGCGCCCCACGCGCGGCACGGATGCCCATAAGAGCGAGGATCTGGCCGAGCTGGTCTGCTCCAACTCCTTCAGATCAGACGATTCTTCCAATAATGCCGTCGGCGTGCTGCACGCCGAAATGCGCCGCCTCGGCTCGCTCATCATGGCCTGCGCCGACCGTCACCAGATACCGGCCGGCGGCGCGCTGGCGGTGGACCGCGAGGCCTTCGCCGCCGCCGTCACCGCCGCCATCACTTCCCATCCGCTCATCACGCTGGAGCGCGGCGAGATCACCGGCCTGCCGCCGGAGGACTGGGACAACGTCATCATCGCCACCGGCCCCCTCACCTCCCCGGCGCTGGCCGAAGCCATCCGCGCCCGCACGGATGAGAGCGCGCTCGCCTTCTTCGACGCCATCGCGCCGATAATTCACTTTGATTCCATAGACATGGACGTGTGCTGGTTCCAGTCGCGCTATGACAAGGTGGGCCCCGGCGGCACCGGCGCCGACTACATCAACTGCCCGATGGACAAGGCGCAATACGAAGCCTTCGTCGCCGCGCTGATCGAATCCGACACCGTGCCCTTCCGCGATTTCGAGGCGGCGACGCCCTATTTCGACGGCTGCCTGCCGATCGAGGTCATGGCCGCACGCGGGCCCGAGACGCTGCGCCACGGCCCGATGAAGCCGATGGGCCTCACCAATGCTCACAACCCGACCGTGAAGCCCTATGCCGTGGTCCAGCTCCGGCAGGATAACGCCTTGGGAACGCTTTATAATATGGTCGGCTTCCAGACAAAGACGCGCCATGCCGAGCAGGTGCGGATCTTCCGCATGATTCCCGGCCTGGAAAAGGCCGAGTTCGCCCGCCTCGGCGGCCTGCACCGCAATACCTACCTCAACTCGCCCAAGCTGCTCGACCGCACCCTGCGCCTGAAAGCCGAGCCGCGCCTGCGCTTCGCCGGCCAGATCACCGGCTGCGAGGGCTATGTGGAAAGCTCCGCCATGGGCCTCATGGCCGGCCTGTTCGCCAGTGCCGAACGCCTCGGCGGTGTCATGGAACCGCCGCCGGCCACCACCGCCCATGGCGCGCTGCTCAATCACATCACCGGCGGGCATATCGAGACGGTGGAAGCGGGCCCGCGCTCCTTCCAGCCGATGAACATCAATTTCGGCCTGTTCCCGCCGCTGCACGCCAACCCCACCCGCGATGCCGATGGCAATCGCCTGCGCGGCACGCAGAAAACCGTGGCGAAGAAACAGCTTATGGCCGCCCGTGCCTTGGCGGAGATGGACGGTTTCGCCCGCGCCCATGTCGATCTCGCCGGTGAGGAAGCCGCGTGA
- a CDS encoding RIO1 family regulatory kinase/ATPase, with product MRPDALSAPRGFTLDTVLKRDIFSTIERGTWHDGQGRAFPAVRRRYDDVKWWVKPLARHFARREARALRRAEGSGHTVPVYALEEGALVRGFVDGIPLQIARPYGDAAFFRSARQGLREVHRRRIAHNDLAKPQNWLYAADGRAVLMDFQLAFCFERRSKIFRIAAYEDIRHLLKQKRSFCPEALTPIEKRILARKSLFNRIWMSTGKKVYNFVTRRLLNYHDTEGRGPRAMEQGPAIATVLAAHPGVSAVHIADFPTAGHSFGLYAFVEAAGVEEAALRERLTAELPGILPPEHIQTVAALPRDASGEPRDDLLRLVALNQLDQLDQLPRTPEQQVALDAIIRERRNLSDRVRRGI from the coding sequence ATGCGCCCCGACGCCCTCTCGGCCCCGCGCGGCTTCACGCTCGACACCGTGCTGAAGCGCGACATCTTCAGCACCATCGAGCGCGGCACCTGGCATGACGGGCAGGGCCGCGCCTTCCCGGCCGTGCGCCGGCGCTATGACGACGTGAAATGGTGGGTGAAGCCGCTCGCCCGCCACTTCGCCCGCCGCGAGGCACGGGCGCTGCGCCGGGCCGAGGGCAGCGGTCATACCGTACCGGTCTATGCGCTGGAGGAAGGCGCGCTGGTGCGTGGCTTCGTCGACGGCATCCCGCTGCAGATCGCCCGCCCCTATGGCGACGCCGCCTTCTTCCGCTCGGCGCGGCAGGGCCTGCGCGAGGTACATCGCCGCCGCATCGCCCATAATGACCTCGCCAAGCCGCAAAACTGGCTCTACGCGGCGGATGGGCGTGCCGTGCTGATGGATTTCCAGCTCGCCTTCTGTTTTGAGAGGCGCAGCAAGATCTTCCGTATCGCGGCCTATGAGGACATTCGCCACCTCTTGAAGCAGAAGCGCAGCTTCTGCCCGGAGGCGCTGACCCCGATCGAGAAGCGCATTCTCGCCCGCAAGAGCCTGTTCAACCGCATCTGGATGAGCACCGGCAAGAAGGTCTACAACTTCGTCACCCGCCGCCTACTGAACTACCATGATACCGAAGGGCGCGGCCCGCGCGCCATGGAGCAGGGCCCGGCCATCGCCACCGTGCTGGCCGCCCATCCCGGTGTCAGCGCGGTCCATATCGCCGACTTCCCGACTGCCGGTCACAGCTTCGGCCTCTATGCCTTCGTCGAGGCCGCCGGTGTCGAGGAAGCCGCGCTGCGCGAGCGCCTGACAGCCGAGCTGCCGGGGATCCTGCCGCCCGAGCATATCCAGACCGTCGCCGCCCTGCCCCGCGACGCGAGCGGCGAGCCGCGCGACGACCTGCTGCGCCTTGTGGCGCTGAACCAGCTCGACCAGCTCGACCAGCTTCCGCGCACCCCCGAGCAGCAGGTCGCGCTCGACGCCATCATCCGCGAGCGGCGCAATCTCAGCGATCGCGTCCGTCGCGGCATTTAG
- a CDS encoding NAD-dependent epimerase/dehydratase family protein, which translates to MRYLITGTAGFIGFHLARRLLEDGHEVVGFDGMTAYYNLKLKEARHAALGQFAAFRPVIGRLEDRALLSATAHEARPDVIVHLAAQAGVRYSLENPQAYLDSNLVGSWNVLELAKELEVKHLLLASTSSIYGANPTVPFHETDRADEPLTFYAATKKGMEMMGHSYAHLYKVPTTAFRFFTVYGPWGRPDMALFKFVSAMLADQEIEIYGEGKMSRDFTYIDDLVEAIIRLAAIPPGEANRVTAPANVDTLSAQGPFRVVNIGGGNPVGLLDFVETIEDIIGRPAKRRMLPMQKGDVPRTFASPALLQALTGYSPATPLSVGVRAFVEWYREAQVYL; encoded by the coding sequence ATGCGCTATCTCATCACCGGCACCGCCGGCTTCATCGGCTTCCACCTCGCGCGCCGGCTGCTGGAAGATGGGCATGAGGTCGTCGGCTTCGACGGGATGACCGCCTATTACAATCTGAAGCTCAAGGAAGCCCGCCACGCCGCGCTCGGCCAGTTTGCGGCGTTCCGCCCGGTGATCGGCCGGCTCGAGGACCGCGCGCTGCTGAGCGCCACCGCCCATGAGGCGCGCCCGGACGTCATCGTCCACCTCGCCGCGCAGGCGGGCGTGCGCTACAGCCTGGAAAACCCGCAGGCCTATCTCGATTCCAACCTCGTCGGCTCCTGGAACGTGCTGGAACTGGCCAAGGAGCTGGAGGTGAAGCACCTTTTGCTCGCCTCGACCTCCTCCATCTATGGCGCCAACCCCACCGTGCCATTCCACGAGACCGACCGGGCCGACGAGCCGCTCACCTTCTATGCCGCCACCAAGAAGGGCATGGAGATGATGGGCCACTCCTACGCCCATCTCTACAAGGTGCCGACCACCGCCTTCCGCTTCTTCACCGTCTATGGCCCCTGGGGCCGGCCGGACATGGCGCTGTTCAAGTTCGTCTCCGCCATGCTCGCGGATCAGGAGATCGAGATCTACGGCGAAGGCAAGATGAGCCGGGACTTCACCTATATCGACGATCTGGTGGAGGCCATCATCCGCCTTGCCGCGATCCCGCCGGGCGAGGCCAACCGCGTCACCGCGCCCGCGAATGTCGACACGCTGTCCGCGCAGGGGCCGTTCCGCGTGGTCAATATCGGCGGCGGCAACCCGGTCGGGCTGCTGGATTTCGTCGAGACCATCGAGGACATCATCGGCCGCCCGGCCAAGCGCCGGATGCTGCCGATGCAGAAGGGCGACGTGCCGCGCACCTTCGCCAGCCCGGCGCTGCTGCAGGCGCTCACCGGCTATTCGCCCGCCACCCCGCTGTCGGTCGGCGTCCGCGCCTTCGTGGAATGGTATCGCGAGGCGCAGGTCTATCTCTGA
- a CDS encoding exopolysaccharide biosynthesis polyprenyl glycosylphosphotransferase has protein sequence MTRWTHGLVNRLVILCDLTMIALATLAGYLFWHELSWSQTAVLGVIAASVYAGTLTLGQAYRVEHYKRLRRQIVHVLIGSVPAGLAVLLVYYALVPAEDEDLTALGHWAAIAAFALLFGRLVLVSWLIRSINRRGLLRRDVLVIGDLDRAYALVRNYYEEQQGERLLDFIAVFRDEGRPATPAELAGDGVPPMRGGLAELFAYARRDTVDMVIVTKSWNDVRAIGEVAQQLNRFAVDVMLELEPGTFKPGYAGLTSIADHRALQVQQRPLKGSLGIFKAVEDYTVATIGLILVSPVLLLAAIAIKLDSPGPVLFRQARIGLNNREFTVYKLRTMHVNPADDGSVAAVREDPRITRVGALLRSFSIDELPQLLNVLKGDMSVVGPRPHVPNMRITEDVRYEAISDYVARYRMKPGITGWAQINGMRGGIYTVEKAERGVELDLYYIEHWSIWFDIRILLLTVTKGLADNSAF, from the coding sequence ATGACGCGCTGGACCCACGGCCTGGTCAACCGCCTCGTCATCCTCTGCGACCTGACGATGATCGCCCTCGCCACGCTGGCGGGTTACCTGTTCTGGCATGAGCTGAGCTGGAGCCAGACCGCCGTTCTCGGCGTCATTGCCGCGTCGGTCTATGCGGGCACGCTGACGCTCGGCCAAGCCTACCGCGTCGAGCACTATAAGCGGCTGCGCCGGCAGATCGTCCATGTGCTCATCGGCAGCGTCCCGGCCGGGCTGGCGGTGCTGCTGGTCTATTACGCGCTGGTGCCGGCCGAGGACGAGGATCTCACCGCCCTCGGTCACTGGGCGGCCATCGCCGCCTTCGCGCTGCTCTTTGGCCGCCTGGTGCTGGTCAGCTGGCTGATCCGCTCGATCAACCGGCGCGGCCTGCTGCGTCGCGACGTGCTGGTGATCGGCGACCTCGACCGGGCCTACGCGCTGGTGCGAAACTACTATGAGGAGCAGCAGGGCGAGCGGCTGCTCGACTTCATCGCCGTGTTCCGCGACGAGGGCCGCCCGGCGACGCCCGCCGAGCTGGCGGGCGACGGCGTTCCCCCAATGCGCGGAGGCCTTGCCGAACTCTTCGCCTATGCCCGCCGCGACACGGTGGACATGGTGATCGTCACCAAGTCGTGGAACGATGTGCGGGCCATTGGCGAGGTGGCGCAGCAGCTCAACCGCTTCGCGGTCGACGTGATGCTGGAGCTGGAGCCTGGCACCTTCAAGCCGGGCTATGCCGGCCTCACCAGCATCGCCGACCACCGCGCCTTACAGGTGCAGCAGCGCCCGCTGAAAGGTTCGCTCGGCATCTTCAAGGCGGTGGAGGACTACACGGTCGCCACGATCGGGCTGATCCTCGTCTCGCCGGTGCTGCTGCTGGCCGCCATCGCCATCAAGCTGGATTCGCCCGGCCCGGTGCTGTTCCGGCAGGCCCGCATCGGCCTGAACAACCGCGAATTCACCGTCTACAAGCTGCGCACCATGCATGTGAATCCGGCCGATGACGGCTCGGTCGCCGCCGTGCGGGAGGATCCGCGCATCACCCGCGTGGGCGCGCTGCTGCGCAGCTTCTCCATCGACGAGCTGCCGCAGCTTCTCAACGTCCTCAAGGGCGACATGTCGGTCGTCGGCCCGCGCCCGCATGTGCCGAACATGCGGATCACCGAGGATGTGCGCTATGAGGCGATCAGCGATTATGTCGCTCGCTACCGCATGAAGCCGGGCATCACCGGCTGGGCGCAGATCAACGGGATGCGCGGCGGCATCTACACCGTCGAGAAGGCCGAGCGCGGCGTCGAGCTCGACCTCTATTACATCGAGCACTGGTCGATATGGTTCGACATCCGCATCTTGCTGCTCACCGTCACCAAGGGCCTCGCCGACAATTCGGCGTTCTGA
- a CDS encoding glycosyl hydrolase family 18 protein, protein MVRHPHLAAHRHQGPRRQFGVLRLALAALALLAGAVAARAEPARPFLAYQASWYEPPAQDGAATTLARLPRAITHVALAFVKPDLAYPGGLELSGTGLQYPFSGAVLKDAIAALKARAPATRVLLAVGGATYGGWDRLDPGALARLVADLGADGLDIDFEPTQPACLIRAGRVACASDALWLDIVRRLRDALPRPYVLSVAGWSVGAYGQGAFTNAPPPSPWRGSMIALLRAPEAAMLDLVAIMSYDAGPHYQPLEAFRAYRSLWKGPLALGIPVLPPTHGEKRATLAGTAALMATLKPDPLAGAMLYALNLTPPGPPGPDNPDARALTTAICIGLQLEGCTP, encoded by the coding sequence ATGGTTCGACATCCGCATCTTGCTGCTCACCGTCACCAAGGGCCTCGCCGACAATTCGGCGTTCTGAGGCTGGCGCTCGCGGCGCTCGCGCTCCTCGCCGGGGCCGTAGCCGCGCGGGCCGAGCCGGCACGGCCCTTCCTGGCCTATCAGGCGAGCTGGTACGAGCCGCCGGCGCAGGACGGGGCAGCCACCACTCTCGCGCGCCTGCCCCGCGCCATCACCCATGTCGCTCTGGCTTTCGTGAAGCCGGACCTTGCCTATCCCGGCGGCCTTGAGCTTTCCGGCACCGGGCTGCAATACCCGTTTTCCGGCGCGGTGCTGAAGGACGCAATCGCCGCGCTGAAGGCCCGCGCTCCCGCCACGCGCGTGCTACTGGCGGTGGGCGGGGCGACCTATGGCGGCTGGGACAGGCTTGATCCCGGCGCGCTCGCCCGGCTGGTGGCTGATCTCGGCGCGGATGGCCTCGACATCGACTTTGAGCCGACCCAGCCCGCCTGCCTGATCCGTGCCGGCCGGGTCGCCTGCGCCAGCGATGCCCTCTGGCTGGACATTGTCCGACGCCTGCGCGACGCCCTGCCCCGGCCTTATGTCCTCAGCGTTGCCGGCTGGAGCGTCGGCGCCTATGGCCAGGGCGCCTTTACCAATGCCCCGCCGCCAAGCCCGTGGCGCGGCTCGATGATCGCGCTGCTGCGCGCGCCGGAGGCGGCGATGCTCGATCTCGTGGCGATCATGAGCTACGACGCCGGGCCGCATTACCAGCCGCTGGAAGCCTTCCGCGCCTATCGCAGCCTGTGGAAGGGCCCGCTGGCGCTGGGTATCCCCGTCCTGCCGCCAACTCACGGCGAAAAGCGCGCGACGCTCGCCGGCACTGCGGCGCTGATGGCAACGCTGAAGCCAGACCCGCTCGCCGGCGCCATGCTCTACGCGCTGAACCTGACGCCCCCCGGTCCGCCCGGCCCGGACAACCCGGATGCGAGGGCGCTCACTACCGCCATCTGCATCGGGTTGCAGCTGGAGGGCTGCACGCCCTGA